From Methylomonas sp. EFPC3, a single genomic window includes:
- a CDS encoding ThiF family adenylyltransferase: MTAFNFEQAFSRNIGWITQDEQAKLRGKKIAIAGLGGVGGSHLLTLTRLGIGSFHIADFDKFELANFNRQAGATMSHLNQPKVDVMADMARDINPELTIEKYSDGVTASNLANFFSGVDLYVDSLDFFAFEAREMVFAYCAEHGIPAVTAAPLGMGVALLNFMPSKMTFEQYFQLRGKSRTEKILHFLLGLSPAMLQRGYLIERGAVDLLNNRGPSTPMACELCAGVVATQALKILLDRGKVIAAPTGLHFDAYRNKLVKTWRPGGNNNPIQKLGILLAKQQFIKMIQE; this comes from the coding sequence ATGACCGCATTCAATTTCGAACAGGCGTTTTCCCGCAATATCGGTTGGATCACGCAAGATGAACAGGCAAAACTTCGTGGCAAAAAAATAGCGATTGCGGGTTTGGGCGGCGTCGGAGGCAGTCATTTGCTTACGCTGACCCGCTTAGGTATCGGCAGCTTCCACATAGCGGACTTTGATAAATTTGAACTGGCCAATTTTAATCGTCAGGCAGGGGCGACAATGTCGCATCTAAATCAGCCCAAAGTTGACGTGATGGCAGACATGGCGCGCGATATCAATCCTGAGTTGACCATCGAAAAGTACTCGGACGGTGTTACTGCAAGCAATCTCGCCAATTTTTTTAGTGGGGTGGATTTATATGTTGATTCGCTCGATTTTTTCGCTTTCGAAGCCAGAGAGATGGTGTTTGCTTACTGTGCAGAGCATGGTATTCCTGCAGTCACGGCGGCTCCTTTAGGAATGGGGGTTGCGCTACTGAACTTTATGCCGAGCAAAATGACTTTTGAACAGTATTTTCAACTTAGAGGTAAGTCGCGAACGGAGAAAATTTTGCATTTCTTATTGGGATTGTCGCCCGCTATGTTGCAGAGAGGATATTTGATAGAGAGAGGTGCAGTCGATTTACTAAATAATCGTGGGCCTTCCACTCCAATGGCATGCGAGTTGTGTGCCGGAGTCGTAGCGACTCAAGCTCTGAAAATTTTATTAGATCGAGGTAAGGTTATTGCCGCGCCGACAGGGTTGCATTTCGACGCTTACCGTAACAAGTTGGTTAAGACTTGGCGGCCGGGCGGAAACAACAATCCGATCCAGAAGTTGGGTATTCTGCTGGCTAAGCAGCAGTTTATTAAGATGATTCAGGAATAG
- a CDS encoding serine protease, translating into MKFGIQRLLVTILVLLLLPHGSRSSELNLPDILNRVKPGIVAIGTYMPSRNPRGVLLGTGFAVADGKKVITNAHVTAKKLDAGHLERFAVFYREEQKEQMQIADLRATDEDHDLALLTVEGRALPALEIGDSQRVREGEQYAFTGYPIGMVLGLYPVTHRSIIAAISPNAIPAVASNQLNVNMLKRLQTPFDIFQLDATAYPGNSGSPLYDLKSGKVVGIINKVFVQGSKENAISNPSGITYAIPSEHIKTLLEQGPAR; encoded by the coding sequence ATGAAATTCGGCATACAGCGTCTCCTCGTCACTATACTGGTATTGCTACTGCTCCCTCACGGCAGCCGCTCCAGCGAATTGAACCTACCTGACATACTAAACCGGGTCAAACCCGGAATTGTGGCAATCGGAACGTATATGCCAAGCCGCAATCCGCGCGGCGTCCTGCTTGGAACTGGATTTGCCGTGGCAGACGGCAAAAAGGTGATCACAAATGCTCACGTTACCGCCAAGAAACTTGACGCAGGTCATTTGGAGCGGTTTGCCGTGTTTTACCGCGAAGAACAAAAAGAACAGATGCAAATAGCCGATCTCCGTGCGACCGACGAAGACCACGACCTAGCGCTATTGACGGTTGAAGGCCGCGCCCTGCCGGCACTGGAAATTGGCGATTCGCAACGCGTCCGCGAGGGCGAGCAATACGCCTTCACCGGTTATCCGATTGGCATGGTTTTGGGTCTGTATCCGGTGACGCACCGTAGCATTATTGCGGCTATATCGCCCAATGCCATTCCGGCTGTTGCCAGCAATCAACTGAACGTCAACATGCTGAAACGCCTGCAGACCCCCTTCGACATTTTCCAACTGGATGCAACTGCCTATCCGGGCAATAGCGGCAGCCCGCTCTACGATCTAAAGTCCGGTAAAGTCGTCGGCATAATCAATAAAGTGTTTGTCCAGGGCAGTAAGGAAAATGCGATTTCAAACCCCAGCGGCATCACTTATGCGATTCCGTCCGAACACATTAAAACATTGTTAGAACAGGGCCCTGCCCGATAA
- a CDS encoding PEP-CTERM sorting domain-containing protein: MFNKMKVIGGASLLALSFGANAAPVDLFSTNQGAYTDNTKDGTDTGTIITSGPGGSVGVADPTILGGNRDLFVSKISDNNGDQATRSATASVSGGVFDFSTSTGTTGRAQIQWDGAEATNAIDHTGLGGLDLTFGGTQNAFSIGVVFSDAGFNFKITAYTDATNYTEVTITSNAHDVPATTSIPFSAFLLGSGSYLGGTVVVNQVGAGGDLTKLGALVVDIDQFGLKTSLDLTLDQVTTVPEPSVLGLMGIGLLAAGYSRGKKAKLAV, translated from the coding sequence ATGTTTAACAAAATGAAAGTTATCGGCGGAGCCTCTTTGTTGGCTCTCAGCTTTGGCGCTAACGCGGCCCCTGTTGATTTGTTTTCGACCAATCAAGGCGCATATACAGATAACACCAAAGACGGTACCGATACCGGCACTATTATTACTTCCGGTCCTGGCGGCTCTGTCGGTGTTGCTGATCCGACCATCTTGGGCGGCAACCGGGATTTGTTCGTTAGTAAAATCTCAGATAACAACGGAGATCAAGCTACCCGTTCTGCTACTGCTTCTGTATCCGGTGGCGTGTTTGACTTTAGTACTTCTACCGGTACTACCGGCCGCGCTCAAATTCAATGGGACGGCGCAGAAGCTACCAACGCGATTGATCATACTGGCTTGGGTGGTCTGGACTTGACCTTTGGCGGTACTCAAAACGCATTTTCTATCGGCGTGGTTTTTTCTGATGCTGGCTTCAATTTCAAGATCACAGCATATACCGATGCAACTAACTATACGGAAGTGACGATTACTTCCAATGCGCATGATGTTCCAGCTACGACTTCGATTCCTTTTTCTGCGTTTCTGTTGGGTTCCGGCAGCTACCTGGGCGGTACTGTTGTAGTTAATCAAGTCGGAGCAGGTGGTGATTTGACTAAACTGGGCGCGTTGGTTGTCGATATCGACCAATTCGGTCTAAAAACCTCTTTGGATTTGACTTTGGATCAAGTAACTACCGTTCCAGAACCTTCTGTATTGGGTTTGATGGGTATCGGTTTACTGGCTGCTGGCTACTCTCGCGGCAAAAAAGCTAAATTGGCTGTTTAA
- a CDS encoding UDP-2,3-diacylglucosamine diphosphatase produces MKDILFISDLHLALEKPEILRRFFAFLQQRAPQAEALYILGDLFDAWIGDDDNTRPARAIKQALKELTASGVKVFVQQGNRDFLLGDAFCAETGIRLIGDFEVIVLDGHRILLTHGDLLCSDDEAYQAFRIKSRRREWQDSVLNKPLWLRLIAARWYRLRSYFHKRGKSDEIMDVNQATVMETMRQYNCRILVHGHTHRPNRHEFMLDGEPALRYVLADWRPESAGVLCWKNGSFAEEQI; encoded by the coding sequence GTGAAAGACATCCTATTCATCTCCGACTTGCATTTGGCGCTGGAGAAACCCGAAATTCTCCGGCGCTTTTTCGCGTTCCTGCAACAACGCGCCCCCCAGGCAGAAGCTCTATATATACTTGGCGATCTGTTCGACGCCTGGATCGGCGACGACGATAACACCCGGCCTGCCAGAGCGATCAAACAGGCGCTTAAGGAACTAACCGCTTCCGGCGTAAAAGTATTCGTACAACAAGGCAACCGGGACTTTCTGTTGGGCGACGCATTTTGTGCCGAAACCGGAATCAGGCTAATCGGAGATTTCGAAGTTATCGTACTCGACGGCCACCGGATACTGCTTACCCACGGCGATTTACTTTGCAGCGACGATGAGGCATATCAAGCGTTCCGCATCAAATCGCGCCGTCGCGAATGGCAGGACTCAGTGTTGAACAAACCGCTTTGGCTAAGGCTGATCGCCGCCCGCTGGTACCGTTTGCGCAGTTACTTTCATAAGCGAGGAAAATCCGACGAAATCATGGATGTCAACCAAGCCACCGTGATGGAAACGATGCGCCAGTACAATTGCCGCATCTTGGTCCACGGCCATACTCATCGGCCGAACCGTCACGAGTTCATGTTGGACGGTGAACCGGCGCTACGGTACGTGCTCGCGGATTGGCGGCCGGAGTCGGCTGGGGTGTTGTGTTGGAAAAACGGCAGTTTTGCCGAAGAGCAAATCTGA
- a CDS encoding ABC transporter permease, with protein sequence MLLHKRLRFAMTVVGIALAFFLAAAQIGLLVGWVNTNSAIIEHAGADVWVMAENTRTFDFGTTIPRHRIQQVSSVDGVKWAEGMLVIWINWQHPDGKRITVEVIGLDSSNAGGPWNIASGDIESVHLPDTVLIDELSKNALGVNNIGDEAEMEGKRAIVGGFSRGVRTFTAAPFVFTSIDNALGYVPAHQEDDITYVLARIAPGEDPSVIRDRIASELSNVEVLTTKQFAARSVKYWMLETGVGITVIITAALGLLVGVIIMSQTLFSITQDHIGNYATLLALGFHQKTLRQIILAQSITLGGLGIILGSLLFLVACKLTALSPIPLETTPAVSACLTLFSLLCCVAGSWFSIRAVFKLDPVSVFH encoded by the coding sequence ATGTTACTTCACAAACGCCTACGCTTTGCGATGACGGTGGTCGGCATAGCACTGGCATTCTTCTTGGCGGCCGCTCAAATCGGCCTGCTGGTCGGTTGGGTAAATACTAACAGTGCCATAATAGAACATGCTGGGGCTGATGTATGGGTAATGGCAGAAAACACACGTACTTTCGACTTCGGCACTACCATACCTCGGCATCGAATCCAGCAAGTCAGTAGCGTTGATGGCGTTAAGTGGGCTGAAGGTATGCTAGTGATTTGGATAAACTGGCAACATCCGGATGGTAAACGTATCACCGTTGAAGTTATTGGCCTTGATTCCAGCAACGCCGGCGGCCCCTGGAATATCGCCTCTGGAGATATCGAATCCGTGCACTTGCCCGATACCGTTTTGATAGACGAGCTGTCAAAAAACGCGCTGGGTGTGAATAACATCGGAGACGAAGCGGAGATGGAAGGAAAGCGAGCAATCGTTGGCGGTTTCTCCAGAGGAGTGCGCACCTTTACTGCCGCTCCGTTTGTGTTTACATCAATCGATAACGCCCTAGGCTACGTCCCCGCCCATCAAGAAGACGATATTACATACGTCCTGGCGCGCATAGCACCAGGAGAAGACCCGTCCGTCATCCGCGACCGAATCGCGAGTGAACTATCTAACGTTGAGGTGTTGACCACAAAACAATTCGCGGCTCGCTCGGTTAAATATTGGATGTTGGAAACAGGAGTAGGCATCACCGTCATCATAACGGCAGCACTTGGGTTGTTGGTTGGCGTCATCATTATGAGCCAAACTTTGTTTTCAATCACGCAAGACCACATCGGCAATTACGCAACCCTGCTTGCTCTAGGCTTCCACCAAAAAACATTAAGACAAATCATACTCGCGCAAAGCATAACCCTAGGCGGACTGGGCATAATATTAGGCTCGTTACTGTTCTTAGTCGCCTGCAAACTCACAGCGCTGAGCCCAATTCCATTGGAAACCACGCCGGCGGTCTCCGCGTGCCTGACCCTATTTTCACTACTATGTTGCGTAGCCGGCTCCTGGTTCTCGATCCGTGCAGTCTTTAAATTGGACCCAGTATCGGTGTTTCACTGA
- a CDS encoding DapH/DapD/GlmU-related protein has protein sequence MKTHPVDFILSGFFTILIFCLSLFPVSVLSGIVTVPAFGDYHVVIDSLLLLLLYGLWSAAILRLMMVFKPFSPGEYSMEDRLFTYWKLFTVIYEFGKGALLPFTTVFAKPLVAKLFGATIGRDIALGGHLVDPQLIQIGDEAVIGHDSVITAHTINSGTIVLKPVVIGARATIGVHAVLMSGVSVGEGAIVAAGSVVPPDTSIPANELWGGIPVKRIKSL, from the coding sequence ATGAAGACCCATCCCGTCGATTTTATCTTGTCAGGGTTTTTTACAATCTTGATTTTCTGCCTGAGTTTGTTTCCGGTGTCGGTTTTGAGTGGGATTGTTACCGTACCTGCTTTTGGCGATTATCATGTCGTGATCGATTCGCTATTGCTTCTTTTGCTTTATGGGTTATGGTCGGCAGCGATTCTCAGGTTAATGATGGTGTTCAAGCCGTTTTCGCCTGGAGAATACTCTATGGAGGATCGCTTGTTCACTTACTGGAAATTATTTACGGTGATTTACGAGTTTGGCAAAGGGGCTTTGTTGCCTTTCACAACGGTGTTCGCAAAACCGCTTGTGGCCAAGTTATTCGGCGCAACAATAGGGCGGGATATCGCCCTGGGCGGGCATCTGGTCGATCCTCAGCTGATTCAGATTGGTGATGAAGCCGTTATTGGTCACGATTCAGTTATTACGGCACACACGATAAACAGCGGCACCATCGTGCTCAAACCTGTGGTTATCGGTGCCAGAGCGACGATTGGCGTCCACGCGGTATTAATGTCTGGCGTAAGTGTGGGAGAGGGGGCCATTGTTGCGGCGGGTTCCGTAGTGCCGCCGGATACCAGCATTCCGGCAAATGAACTCTGGGGCGGTATTCCGGTAAAAAGAATCAAATCGTTGTAG
- a CDS encoding tetratricopeptide repeat protein: MSVYPEQKNDPVIEQGLGLDGLGFGQVPEQDYYRNTPGVFLPDKSELVKQFYHSGLKHLQEGRKEEGVKDLEKAWRLAPNQIPTAVALSNIYLKDKKVESSLDIAKKLQQAQPDVPHGFIIEGFSYQTLGDDKKAIAAFEKALGLTKGEPSASAALAEYALRGKDPQLARSLYLDVLKYNPGHIRTLFLLAGLDKNSGDTKEVEALVADALSKAADDLQTHNQFAQIYEVLRNYPQGIGELDKALKIQPDDGYTLFAKARLLASDRQFDAARDILSTLSAKYPKSANSRQLEARIALEQNKPDEAVALFQEALKLNDNTPLAIELAVALMRAGKTDAALEVFRSRINSEPTNISLRALYAEQLRRNKAFDEALLQYEEIIRQNPDNIAVHNNMAWMLGQKGDIDSGLRHAKLAYEKAPKDPNIADTYAELLLKKGAFVQAEPILLKAYEALPNSNSVRLHLSEAYLGLNKRDQAKKLLTELLAQKGDFDERPQAEALLKTLAAN, encoded by the coding sequence TTGTCTGTTTATCCCGAGCAAAAGAACGACCCCGTTATAGAGCAAGGCTTGGGGTTGGATGGATTAGGCTTTGGTCAAGTGCCGGAGCAGGATTATTACCGTAATACTCCCGGAGTTTTTCTTCCAGATAAGAGTGAACTAGTCAAGCAATTCTACCATAGCGGTTTAAAGCATTTGCAAGAAGGGCGCAAAGAGGAAGGTGTAAAGGATTTAGAAAAGGCCTGGAGACTGGCGCCAAATCAAATACCAACGGCCGTTGCTTTATCCAATATTTATCTTAAGGATAAAAAAGTAGAAAGTTCTCTCGATATTGCTAAAAAGCTTCAGCAAGCCCAGCCAGACGTTCCTCACGGTTTTATTATCGAGGGTTTTTCTTACCAAACTTTGGGGGACGATAAAAAGGCTATAGCCGCTTTTGAAAAAGCTCTGGGCTTAACTAAGGGTGAGCCGTCAGCATCTGCGGCGTTAGCTGAATATGCGTTGCGTGGGAAGGATCCGCAGCTTGCTCGGTCGCTGTATTTGGATGTTTTGAAATATAATCCCGGACATATTCGAACTTTATTTTTGCTCGCGGGGTTGGATAAAAATTCCGGGGATACCAAGGAGGTCGAGGCTTTGGTTGCCGATGCCCTGAGCAAGGCGGCCGATGATCTTCAAACTCATAATCAGTTCGCCCAAATTTACGAAGTTCTTAGAAACTATCCGCAAGGGATTGGCGAGCTTGACAAAGCGCTTAAAATTCAACCGGATGACGGCTATACGCTGTTTGCTAAAGCGCGACTATTGGCTTCCGACCGACAGTTTGATGCGGCGCGAGACATTTTGAGCACGTTGTCGGCTAAGTATCCCAAGTCTGCGAACTCCCGTCAATTAGAGGCGCGTATAGCTTTGGAGCAAAATAAGCCGGATGAAGCCGTGGCTTTGTTTCAAGAGGCATTAAAGCTAAACGACAATACGCCACTCGCAATTGAATTGGCTGTTGCTCTGATGCGGGCTGGTAAGACTGATGCAGCGCTAGAGGTGTTTCGAAGCCGCATCAATAGCGAGCCGACCAATATAAGTTTGCGGGCTCTTTACGCAGAACAATTGCGCAGAAATAAAGCCTTTGATGAGGCCTTGCTGCAATATGAGGAAATTATTAGACAAAATCCCGATAACATTGCCGTGCATAACAATATGGCGTGGATGTTAGGTCAAAAAGGTGATATCGATTCGGGCCTGCGTCACGCTAAGCTCGCCTACGAAAAAGCACCTAAAGATCCTAACATTGCCGACACATACGCTGAGCTATTGTTAAAAAAAGGCGCATTTGTCCAAGCAGAACCGATTTTGCTTAAAGCTTACGAAGCATTACCGAACAGCAATAGCGTTCGTTTGCATCTGTCGGAAGCTTACTTAGGGTTGAACAAGCGCGATCAAGCCAAAAAACTCCTGACCGAATTGCTGGCTCAAAAAGGTGATTTTGACGAACGCCCGCAAGCTGAAGCGTTATTGAAGACGCTCGCGGCAAATTGA
- a CDS encoding nitroreductase family protein, whose product MEKTTIEKILDAAIRAPSGDNSQPWRFDVTDDCSSILLYNLPEKDDSYYNYQQVASYIAHGAVIENISLAARHLGFSINVELFPNSSNIHQVAVINFRGEENFPVLEPLYESIFKRSTNRFRYQSAKSTIYDLKLLVESVNAIPGVVSHFVTEPNIINKLAKAFMINDSLVFESQAIHGFLFRQIRWNREQSINSGDGMALDVLGLSWPEKLLFPMLRFWQFVKLANYFGLSRVVGLKCWYNFRNVPIVGMLCVERTDRVGFIQAGRAMQRVWLEATRQGLDFQPLVGLPLLFYRGKVADLSAFPEKRQKQLFQAEARLRELLNVGASEELVIGFRIGKTLRAGGQP is encoded by the coding sequence ATGGAAAAGACAACAATAGAAAAAATATTGGATGCCGCCATTCGGGCGCCATCGGGAGACAACTCGCAGCCGTGGCGTTTTGATGTTACGGACGATTGCTCGAGCATACTTCTTTATAATCTTCCTGAAAAGGATGACTCTTATTATAATTATCAACAGGTCGCGTCTTATATTGCGCATGGCGCAGTAATAGAAAACATTAGTTTAGCGGCGCGACATTTAGGCTTTTCTATTAACGTCGAGTTGTTTCCAAACTCGAGCAACATTCATCAGGTTGCAGTTATTAATTTTAGGGGTGAAGAAAATTTTCCCGTTCTAGAACCGCTTTATGAATCCATCTTCAAGCGGTCGACTAACCGATTTAGATATCAATCGGCTAAATCGACTATTTATGACTTAAAGTTATTGGTAGAGTCAGTGAATGCAATTCCAGGTGTTGTTAGTCATTTTGTAACGGAGCCGAATATTATAAATAAATTGGCGAAAGCGTTTATGATAAATGATAGTTTGGTTTTCGAGAGTCAAGCTATACATGGCTTTCTATTTAGACAAATACGCTGGAATCGAGAGCAAAGCATCAATTCCGGAGATGGTATGGCATTGGATGTTTTAGGTTTGAGTTGGCCCGAGAAACTATTATTTCCAATGTTGCGCTTTTGGCAGTTTGTGAAATTGGCCAATTATTTCGGATTGTCACGAGTGGTTGGTCTCAAGTGTTGGTACAACTTTCGTAATGTACCCATCGTTGGTATGTTGTGCGTGGAAAGAACTGATAGAGTTGGATTTATTCAAGCAGGCCGAGCCATGCAGCGAGTTTGGCTGGAGGCCACTAGACAGGGATTGGATTTTCAGCCGCTTGTCGGCTTGCCTTTGCTTTTTTATCGTGGGAAGGTTGCGGATCTGTCAGCTTTTCCTGAAAAACGTCAGAAGCAGCTTTTTCAGGCTGAGGCAAGACTAAGGGAATTGCTCAACGTAGGTGCCTCTGAAGAATTAGTAATCGGTTTTAGAATCGGTAAAACTTTGCGGGCAGGGGGGCAACCCTGA
- a CDS encoding TIGR03013 family XrtA/PEP-CTERM system glycosyltransferase, with the protein MIRIFRHYISTAYLWLLLAEAIVFYSAMYIGAAVRFLYTASWYSQPELASSAAVFSIIMTTSCSALGLYRKTLDKEEYNILQRISVSFAVAVFILAFTYYIIPELMLARSVLISAILFSFSGLLLTRYLFYRFVNLENLKRRVLVVGCGDRAGELSVVNSSYVYKGFEIVGYITLEDEPVAVPHAIALNDKIRLTDIVDAANVDEIVIAVDDRRKKLPVEELLDIKMSGVQVMDLQTFYEREQRLVFLAALSPSWLMFSDGFVNSGMRPIVKRSFDIIASLLLLAVSWWLMLLTTAAIYMESGFGAPVFYRQKRVGYRDVPFDVIKFRSMRVDAEKNGAQWASQSDDRVTKVGKFIRKYRIDELPQLLNVLKGDMSFVGPRPERPEFVRGFEETIPYYKERHRVKPGITGWAQLCYPYGASEYDTRQKLQYDLYYVKNYSLFLDLTIMLSTVEVILWGKGAR; encoded by the coding sequence ATGATCAGAATATTTCGGCATTACATATCGACGGCTTACCTGTGGCTCCTGCTGGCCGAAGCCATAGTGTTCTACTCGGCCATGTATATCGGAGCTGCAGTCCGGTTTCTTTACACGGCCTCTTGGTACTCGCAACCGGAATTGGCGTCATCTGCGGCAGTATTTTCAATCATCATGACGACCAGTTGTTCCGCATTGGGGCTGTACCGTAAAACACTGGATAAAGAGGAATACAACATCCTGCAACGGATCAGCGTCAGTTTCGCCGTCGCGGTATTTATTCTGGCCTTCACCTACTACATCATCCCCGAGCTCATGCTGGCGCGCAGCGTGTTGATTTCGGCGATCTTATTCTCTTTTTCCGGCCTGCTGCTTACCCGTTACCTGTTCTACCGCTTCGTAAACTTGGAAAATTTAAAACGCCGAGTGCTGGTAGTCGGCTGCGGAGACAGAGCCGGAGAACTGAGCGTGGTGAATTCCAGCTACGTATACAAAGGCTTCGAAATCGTAGGCTACATAACGTTAGAGGACGAGCCGGTCGCGGTGCCCCATGCCATTGCATTGAACGACAAAATCAGGCTGACCGATATTGTTGACGCGGCAAATGTCGACGAAATCGTCATCGCCGTGGATGACAGGCGTAAAAAATTACCCGTCGAGGAATTGCTGGACATCAAAATGTCCGGCGTACAGGTCATGGACTTGCAGACTTTCTACGAACGGGAACAACGTCTGGTGTTTCTCGCCGCCCTCAGCCCAAGTTGGCTAATGTTCTCCGACGGCTTCGTCAACAGCGGCATGAGGCCGATCGTCAAACGCAGTTTCGACATTATCGCCAGCTTGTTGCTGCTGGCCGTGAGTTGGTGGTTGATGCTGTTGACGACAGCGGCCATCTATATGGAAAGCGGTTTTGGCGCCCCGGTATTTTATCGGCAAAAACGCGTCGGCTACCGAGACGTTCCATTCGACGTCATCAAGTTTCGCAGCATGCGGGTGGACGCCGAAAAAAACGGGGCGCAATGGGCCAGCCAGAGCGACGACCGTGTAACCAAAGTCGGCAAGTTCATCCGAAAATACCGGATAGACGAATTGCCGCAATTATTGAATGTCCTTAAAGGGGATATGAGCTTTGTCGGCCCCCGACCGGAACGACCGGAATTTGTCAGGGGCTTCGAAGAAACCATTCCGTATTACAAGGAACGACACCGAGTTAAGCCTGGCATCACCGGCTGGGCTCAACTTTGTTACCCCTACGGCGCCAGCGAATACGACACCCGGCAAAAACTGCAATATGATTTGTACTACGTCAAGAACTACAGTCTGTTTTTGGACTTAACGATCATGTTGAGTACGGTTGAAGTGATTTTGTGGGGTAAGGGAGCAAGATAA
- a CDS encoding glycosyltransferase has translation MKSDAKRVLIFAEAVTLAHVARCATIAEELSASGKYEVILAVDQRFQAVSRPAKYRHIEIESVLTDEFLKKLNKGSPLYSVKTLEKYVQEELRIFSEFSPDFVIGDFRLSLAISCRLAEIPYATVTNAYWSPYIETSYPIPELPITKIFGEAVAQKMFDLVRPAVFALHSLAFNRACKKFGLPPLAYDMREVYTHADFTLYADIESLFSMRDLPKNHFFIGPILWSADVDLPDWWWNLPEDKPIVFVTLGSSGNATLLPMILETLSKMPLTVVCATAQRSNIEVCYPNVFIADYLPAEHAVSRCDLVVCNGGSPMVYQSLASNKPVLGLPSNLDQYLMMSTLRQSGRGYLIRSGQADPITIRRAVEQALTNTPENLAGECHLHLDKIIDLIEGKMAD, from the coding sequence ATGAAATCTGATGCCAAACGCGTATTGATTTTTGCCGAAGCTGTGACCTTGGCGCATGTGGCCCGTTGCGCCACCATTGCCGAAGAGTTGTCCGCGTCAGGTAAATATGAGGTGATCTTGGCTGTAGACCAACGTTTTCAAGCGGTTTCCAGGCCTGCAAAATATCGGCATATAGAGATTGAATCCGTTTTAACCGACGAATTCCTGAAAAAACTAAATAAGGGTTCTCCGCTGTATAGCGTTAAAACTCTTGAAAAATACGTACAGGAAGAGCTTAGAATTTTCAGCGAGTTTAGCCCCGATTTCGTTATCGGCGATTTCCGGTTGTCACTAGCGATTAGCTGCAGGCTTGCAGAAATACCTTATGCGACGGTAACCAACGCTTATTGGAGTCCTTACATTGAGACTTCTTATCCGATTCCTGAGTTACCAATAACAAAGATTTTCGGCGAAGCGGTCGCACAAAAGATGTTCGATCTTGTCCGGCCGGCTGTGTTTGCATTGCATTCCCTAGCTTTTAATCGAGCTTGTAAAAAATTCGGCTTGCCTCCCTTGGCATACGATATGCGGGAAGTCTATACCCATGCCGATTTCACCCTATATGCTGACATCGAATCTTTGTTTTCGATGCGGGATTTGCCGAAAAATCATTTTTTTATAGGTCCGATTTTGTGGTCGGCGGATGTTGATTTGCCTGACTGGTGGTGGAATCTGCCGGAAGACAAACCGATCGTTTTTGTGACTTTAGGTAGCTCCGGCAACGCCACATTACTGCCGATGATACTTGAAACGCTATCTAAAATGCCGTTGACCGTGGTCTGCGCGACAGCGCAAAGAAGCAATATAGAAGTCTGCTATCCGAACGTGTTTATTGCCGATTATCTGCCAGCGGAACACGCTGTGAGTAGGTGTGATTTAGTAGTTTGCAACGGTGGCAGTCCGATGGTTTATCAGAGTTTGGCATCTAACAAACCTGTGCTTGGCCTTCCGAGCAATCTTGATCAATACCTGATGATGTCAACCCTGCGGCAAAGCGGTAGAGGGTACTTAATCCGTTCTGGTCAGGCAGATCCTATAACTATTAGACGAGCCGTCGAGCAAGCCCTGACAAATACGCCGGAAAATCTGGCCGGGGAATGTCATTTGCATCTCGACAAAATTATTGACTTGATCGAAGGGAAAATGGCCGATTAG
- a CDS encoding peptidylprolyl isomerase yields the protein MRATLVYLMLFSISTLSFATENKMSNTHTKVKLTTSLGTIAIQLEDEKAPASAANFAAYVKQGFYDGTIFHRVIPGFMAQGGGFDTSFNQKTTNAPIKNEADNGLKNKRGTLAMARTSDPHSATAQFFINYKDNSFLDHTSPTPSGWGYAVFGEVTEGMDIVDAMAKQPTGNRGMHQDVPKTDIVIEKAEIVE from the coding sequence ATGCGCGCAACTCTGGTTTACTTGATGCTGTTTTCAATCTCAACTCTTTCATTTGCAACAGAAAATAAAATGTCCAATACACACACCAAAGTTAAATTAACCACCTCTCTTGGCACCATCGCCATCCAGTTGGAGGACGAAAAGGCTCCGGCCTCCGCAGCAAACTTCGCCGCTTACGTCAAACAAGGTTTTTACGACGGAACGATTTTCCACCGGGTCATTCCCGGCTTTATGGCGCAAGGCGGCGGTTTCGATACCTCGTTTAACCAAAAAACGACAAACGCACCCATCAAAAACGAAGCCGACAATGGCCTGAAAAATAAACGCGGCACCCTGGCAATGGCGCGCACCAGCGATCCGCATTCCGCCACCGCGCAATTTTTTATCAACTACAAAGATAATTCTTTTCTGGACCATACCAGCCCGACCCCCAGCGGCTGGGGCTATGCCGTGTTCGGCGAAGTCACCGAAGGCATGGACATAGTCGACGCGATGGCAAAACAACCGACCGGCAACCGCGGCATGCATCAGGACGTACCTAAGACCGACATCGTCATCGAGAAAGCTGAAATCGTGGAATAA